One window from the genome of Cryptomeria japonica chromosome 6, Sugi_1.0, whole genome shotgun sequence encodes:
- the LOC131876685 gene encoding L-type lectin-domain containing receptor kinase VIII.1-like, with protein MVGLVTVGLITSWFAVKRLKRKNQATITLGRGSFVEELAIIHNAPQRFSYSQLAAATNNFSEAELLGTGGFGSVYRGNFNAGGNEDVALVAVKRISDRSKQGEREFISEINTIGRLRHRNLVQLQGWCHERDELLLVYDCMPNGSLDKFLYDRTRDPALNWSRRHRILCGLASALLYLHEEWEQRVIHRDVKPSNVMLDRKFNARLGDFGLARLIEHDDHNPGVMTLLAGTPGYVAPECSYTGKATAESDVFSFGIVLLEVAAGRRVVERESRLAERNLVDWIWGLYSEERVFQCVDPKLEGPDHDEEQIKRVLILGLACSHPDPQLRPSIRQAIQVLMNPDEELPQLPLTRPLAIYVALPTVRPASSQFTLSPNTRGDAASYGLMGESSRGSITSSTLHSGR; from the coding sequence ATGGTCGGACTGGTTACGGTTGGATTAATAACCTCGTGGTTTGCGGTTAAGAGATTGAAAAGGAAAAACCAGGCTACTATAACTCTTGGCCGAGGAAGCTTCGTCGAAGAGCTGGCAATAATCCATAACGCGCCTCAACGATTCTCGTACAGTCAACTAGCCGCCGCCACCAACAACTTCAGCGAAGCGGAACTTCTAGGAACCGGCGGGTTCGGAAGCGTCTACAGAGGAAACTTCAACGCCGGCGGCAACGAAGACGTGGCGTTGGTGGCGGTGAAGAGAATTTCCGACAGGTCAAAGCAGGGTGAAAGGGAATTCATCTCAGAAATCAACACCATCGGCCGCCTCCGCCACCGGAATCTGGTGCAGCTTCAGGGCTGGTGCCACGAGCGTGACGAGCTTCTTCTGGTTTACGATTGCATGCCCAACGGAAGCTTGGACAAGTTTCTTTACGACAGAACCAGGGACCCGGCCTTAAATTGGTCGCGGCGCCACAGGATTTTGTGCGGCCTGGCCTCGGCTTTGCTGTACCTGCACGAAGAATGGGAGCAGAGAGTCATTCACCGAGACGTGAAGCCCAGCAATGTAATGCTCGACCGGAAATTCAACGCCCGCCTGGGGGACTTTGGTCTGGCCCGGCTTATCGAGCACGACGATCATAATCCGGGCGTGATGACACTGCTGGCGGGTACGCCCGGGTACGTTGCGCCCGAGTGCAGCTACACGGGCAAGGCCACCGCAGAATCAGATGTGTTCAGTTTTGGGATCGTGCTTTTGGAGGTGGCCGCGGGTAGGCGAGTGGTGGAGCGCGAGTCCCGATTGGCTGAACGAAATTTGGTGGACTGGATTTGGGGGCTTTACAGCGAGGAGAGAGTTTTTCAGTGTGTGGATCCCAAATTGGAAGGGCCTGATCATGATGAAGAGCAGATAAAAAGAGTATTGATCTTGGGTTTAGCGTGCTCGCATCCTGATCCACAGTTACGTCCTTCTATCAGACAAGCCATCCAAGTGCTCATGAACCCAGATGAGGAGCTGCCGCAGCTGCCTCTCACCAGGCCCCTGGCGATCTATGTTGCTTTACCAACGGTTCGACCTGCCAGTTCTCAGTTCACCTTGTCTCCAAATACAAGGGGAGATGCCGCATCGTATGGTCTCATGGGCGAGAGTAGCAGGGGATCCATTACGTCTTCCACGCTACATAGTGGTAGATAG